The sequence TTCCCAAGGAAACCTTGCAAACAGCAGTCAAgtcttcattcatttttcttttccttgtgcttGAGAAGCTTGTTTATCTCCCTTTTTGCCATTCCAACATACTTCGTAATGATCCCATGCTGGTTTAGTCCAGGAAACAGGAGCAAGAAACTCActggagaaacaaaaccaaaagttATTTACTAACCCTTTAACAAGCTTCTGTCACCTTGCAATTCCTCGCCTCTTGTAAGCCCCACtaactgctgaaaaacaaagatgaaactCCAGGCCAAAAAAGATTCCTCAACAAATAATCAAGTTTTACTACTACCAGCCTCATACCATTTTAGGAAGCTAACAAACTCAGTTTTGCTTTGCACACTACACACTTACCAATGAGATAAGTCAGAAAGAGGTTGTGAACCTGCTGTCCAATCCAGGCAACCACAGCAAGGGAACAAAGCATGGTCATGAAGTACTAAAACAAGCAAAGAGACCAGTTAACCACAGATCTGTTGGGAATTTTCCGCCTTCCCCTCAGCATTCAGCAACATGTCAAAGTTTAAAACCTGCTAAAGTTCCCAGGTCATCCCCATGCAATACACGCAGCCTTGTTAGCATTGTGATTAGAGACTATGTCTGtacattcccttttattttcaggCCATCACTGTTACAGTAAAGCAACTCTTTTCTATCCCTCACACCTTGCTATCCCCACTGGTAAAACTTCTGCTTCACTCAGCAGCTGAAGCTTTATCCTCATCAGTATACTTCATAGCTCCTGTACTTACACTGACACATTAAGGTCTTGTTTTTCAGGCAGATGGTGTGCAACTGAACACACACCAATTTTAATGTGCCCTTTACAGGCTGTTTCTGAAAATTGAAATATCCAAAGAAACCcaatttatctttattttaacaTCAAGAGTACGCTTCTAATTGAAGCAGTATTACTATTTTAAAGACAGGTATCCTGCCACTCAGGGTTTGAATAGCATGTGTGACTGGCATTAAGCCACAGGCAGAATCGTTGGTTCCTGCTTCAAAGTACTGGTTTATTCAGACACATTCCTTGTTAAAGCACTTAGGACTGAACAAAGCAGAGATCATTTAAAACCAACTCCCAGAACTCATTACCATTTTAGGCTTCTCTTCCTTTATTGTGAAGAGACGTTTCCACCAGCCAACAATTCGGCGACGAGACTTGACCAGGTTGCTGCAAATTTCATGAAatctttgctgctgttctgtagtccttttttttttttaaaaaaaaaaaaaagacaggaataaGAACCCAGGTTTtcatctctctctatatatttttttaaatgtctcatACTATTtcccagcagaaagaaaagttgtCCAGTACTTATCCTGACATTTGCCCCACTTTGTTTTGTACCCTATTTTTAACTGAGCATTGTCTCTCAAATCAACTCCGAAAGAACCACCCCTATTCAAAACAGGAGAGCACTGCTTTTAATTATTCAATACCACTGTGCGTTCCTTTAGTACATTTGGCAAGAACATTTATCCACTAGTCAAAGTATACTagaatttttaaacacaaaattcagTTCAAATATGGTTCACCTCCAGTGTACTGTGTTCATAAGCCCTGCCCTTCTTTGAAGTTATTTCAATCACTTATGATCACATTATCAGTCTTAAGATCCCTGGGCATTACTTCATCGTCTTCATATTTACAGCTACTACTTTTTCCAAACATAGAATACAATCCGCTTCATATTTTTTAGCAGAACTAGAATCTCTAGTGGACCGCAAAGAATGTGCCCTACCCCTTCAACAGGAACAATAAAGACATATTGCAGTAgttacatttcaaaaaaaaaaaaagcaagacattTTACATGAGTTCTCACCTCATATACTATCGAGATTGTCAATTGCAATGACTATATAGGAATCATTTGACATTTGTGAAGTGGTAGATACCCATTTTGCTAAAGTTAATAATTCCTTTACACTCAAGCTATTTAAATTTGAGCTTTTCTTACCATTTATTAGAGCCAAAGATCCTAGGTGCAAGAGCAGGAACAAGATAATCAGCCAGACAGAGGAACATAACGAAACAGGAGACACCTGAAAGAACTGATGGATCCAAGTAGTAGAtcatcctggaaaaaaaaaaaacaataataaacacTCCATGTATTCAGCCATCTCAACAGATTGGCTAGGAACTTCAAATAGTAGACCTAcccctttggaaaaaaaattgaagctGGACAAATTTGCTCATCTTACTCATGAAAAGAGGCTTAAGCACTGTACTTCAGCTTCATTACAAGGAAATTCAGATGAAAAGatcaaaatacaattttctgaaTGCACTTGAACATAAAGTGCCACAATACAGCAAGCAAAATATGATGTTCACTACAAGTAAAAATTCATTATTGCTCTCCCAGAAGTTGAGTTTGGGATGGGGATTTGTGAGGAAACACGTGAAACAACTAGGTAGGGTGAAAGCTCTCATCTTGTTGGTTCTTAAGTAAATCACAGGGTCCAGATCCACTCCAGGCTGCTGTTTACTGCCTCACCAGCAACAGCTAACCAAACCTGTTTCAGACAAGGAGTCACAAGCCTCCAAGCAGGACAGTGCTGTGCTCTTATATATGAGGTTTGCCACCATTTAAATACTGCTGTACAGGTAGTGGACAAGAACTACCTTTTCTCATAAGCGTGTTAACATTCAGTTGAGTCCTGTGTAACTTATTTGCACTTTGCAGAACTTCTTGAACAGTGAAGAAAGAGACAAACCACTGCAGGGCCAGCTTTCTACACATCTggcacagtgctgctgtgctgaacaCTCATCTTCAATACAGCACCAATTAAGAATTTGAAGCTGTTCTATTTCCTCCAAGTATTATTCAACACGCTATTTCCTGCGAttacattactttttaaaattacttttcgattacattactttttaaaattacaattacttttcaaaattacttttcagtttcattcGACTTCCACCCTCCTCACCTCTCTTGAGGGCCATAAAATTTGCATTAGCCAGAAGACAGACTGTTCCTACCTCACCTTATTTGACATTCATACGTCCCCTCTTTTCCTTAGTCCAACAGCGTATGCAGCTGCAACTCTCCAGCTGGTGTGGACACTTATCTGTACAAGGTAGGAGCCACCCTGACTACCACCATGGCACACAAAGGCATGGACAGGCCTCCAGCACACCCATTTTGTACCCCTATCAAAAGACAGGTAACATCCTCCCACTTTGACTCAATGCTGCATTCAGCCTGtcattctcttcctttctcaaaggagaaaagagaatcTAGGAGGACCAAGTTGTGTGAAACCAACTGAATTTGTCACTGAACACCACAGCAAAGACACAGAGTAGCTAGTAAGGAAAGTTTGCCCTATGGAAGCAGGTTTTTCCTTATGACCATAATGGTATTGCTGGTGGCTTAGGGAAGAAGGCCAGAAGATGACCAGATCTGACAAGCAGAACACACCAGTGAACAGCACACAGCTGAGCATGCTGAAGAGCTACAGCAACTCCGCCTACCAAACAGCTTTTGCAGAAAGCACCATCCCCCAAGTAGGATGCGACTTGTCTTACTTCCTGTTCCCAAttctgggtttttcttttcagagtttACACGCATTCAGAAATAGAACTTGAAGAGCCTTcctatgtgatttttttaagatGTCTTTGTAGTCTTTTCTTAGCAGTTTTGCTACTAGCCATAAGCGCAGTGCTCATGCTCTCTCTATGAGCTAcgtacaggaaagaaaaggaaacaacacTCATCAGCGCAAGAGGAAACCAGGCTCTCTCCCAGCGAAGAATTTTATCAGTCATCAAAATCACTTCTCCCCATCCTTGCAACTGCTCTTCCAAGCTAGCAGTTTCCGCAGcctacacaaaaaaaaaaagaagaaagtgttaTTACTAATCAGAATCAGATTATTTCCCATACAAAGTAGCTGAAGAAAATGTCAGAGACCCCAGCCACGAATCCaagtaattaaattattaataacgCACTAAGTTATGACACAGTAGAAAGGAAGTAACAGCGTATCTTACCAGGCTAAATGCTACCTCCTCACAGATTTTATCAAGGTGTTCTCCTTGAATCTTCCCTCAGTTTAGTGAAAAGTAAAGTTTTAAAGCCCAGCTAAAACCCCTCAACTTTTAATTTTCAACatcaggaaaatatattttaaatagctcCCACATTGCAGCATTTTCAAAGATAACCCTAACACAGTTAATCAGTTTTCTAGATGTTGTCCAACACTAACATTTTGCTATATGGAAGATAGTTGAAAACACTCAGAAGTACAGTATGGAAAAGTTACCCAGCTGATCACACTTTGCATGCAAAGAGAAAGTTTTCCTACCAGTTGCCCACGACAGTGACCAGGCAGCCTTTAAACTGCTGTTCCCATATTATTTCTCCATTCCTCCCCACGCACCTTTTGCAGAGaggccctgcctgccctggcacTAGCTTGCTAAGCAGTTCACCTCAGGTGTGCCACATTTAGCATGGCTTAATAGTTTGCCCTCAGGGGAACAATGGATCTCACAGATTACAAAATCCCCGTAAACACGAATGGAGCTGACTGCCCCCACAGTAAGGGGTAAAAAGCCATGGAGACCTGCACATGTGCTGTGCAGAGATAGAGCAGATGTAGTTCTCAATCACATGCTGCTCTTATCTTAAATGGCCTGACACCACTAAATACGGGCAGCTGAGTGCAGCTACCACTGTAAGGCATAGTTTACTTTTGTCACACCATCTGAATTATTAGAAAACCACGtttcagggcaaaaaaaaaagatcagaaagcTATCTCACAGACTGCTGAATACCCTTCAGTCATTATATCTTGCTCATGTTATAAACACAAAACCTTACACAAAACAGCTGCTTTACTCCAGAAATCAGTTTATGACAAGCTGGTTTGACTTTACTAACTCCGGCTGCATGCATTTATCGCAACCAAGAGAAAATTAATGGGAAGCATACCGGGATGTAAGAGCATTATTGATCATGGTCAGGCTACCACAAGTCAGCTTCTGTCAACACCGCTCCGGTCCTAAACACTCCTGATGGGCAGGATCTGGCACAGTGGtgtttcccccccctcccctcccttaattaaaaaaacattccaTAAATGTGAACTGTTGTGAATAGGGCATCCACTCCTCTAGGATACTTGAATCCGAAGCAGCCTTTTCCTGCAGAAGCTCAGGCTTCCCTTCCACCCCCAGGCTGCTGAGGGTTTCCTTCACCCCTTCCCAGATAAATAACGCTCTAGGAAGCTTCCCTTCTTCACCTTTTGCCTTTTAATGCCTTTCCAGCACCCACGCTTACGATCACAGACATAAAGGCGTTTCTTTAAGCTTAGGAGCATTTCTGCTCCCCCGCCCAACGGCCCGGCCGCTGCCCCCTCCCTCAGCCCCGGCGCTGAGGGGACGGCCGAAGGAGCCCAAACACAGCCGCGGCCGTTAAACGGCACCCGGAGCATCCCGAGCAGGGCAGGGATCGCCACCAGCTCCCGCCCGAGCACCGCCCGGCAGCCCCATCCCCTCACCAGCTGGTAGGCGCTGTTGTTGTCGCCCTCCGCCATCTTGTGCCGCCCTCCTCacgccgccgcccccgccgccttTTGTAGCCGCCGCAGCACCGTGTCCGCGTCCCGATTGGCCAGCTCGAACGCCGCGCGGACCAATCGCCGAGCCCTCGCCGCACCCACGCCGCAGCCGGTTGGGCGG comes from Anas acuta chromosome 15, bAnaAcu1.1, whole genome shotgun sequence and encodes:
- the ARL6IP1 gene encoding ADP-ribosylation factor-like protein 6-interacting protein 1 codes for the protein MAEGDNNSAYQLAAETASLEEQLQGWGEVILMTDKILRWERAWFPLALMSVVSFSFLMIYYLDPSVLSGVSCFVMFLCLADYLVPALAPRIFGSNKWTTEQQQRFHEICSNLVKSRRRIVGWWKRLFTIKEEKPKMYFMTMLCSLAVVAWIGQQVHNLFLTYLIVSFLLLFPGLNQHGIITKYVGMAKREINKLLKHKEKKNE